The following DNA comes from candidate division WOR-3 bacterium.
CCTCAATAAAAAGAGATAAAATTTCATAATCCCAATAGGCAATATAACCTTCAAGAAGTGTAAATTCAGGATAATGGCTTTTATCTATTCCCTCATTTCTAAAATCTTTTGAAAATTCATAAACTCTTTCAAAACCACCTACAATTAACCTTTTAAGATAGAGTTCATTTGAAATTCTTAAATAAAGTTCTGTATCAAGAGCATTTGAATAAGTTTTAAAGGGTCTTGCTGTTGCACCACCATATATGGGCTGTAAAATTGGGGTCTCAACTTCAATAAATTTATTTTTATTGAGAAAATTCCTTATAAAATCAAAAATCTTAGTCCTTAATTTAAAAACTTCCCTTGAATTTAAATCAGAAATCAAATGTAAATACCTCTTTCTGTACATGAGCTCTTTATCCTGTAATCCATGAAATTTTTCAGGTAAAGGCAAAAGTGCCTTTGTAAGTAAAATAAAATCTTTCACAAATATTGAAAGCTCCCCCTTCTGAGTTTTTCCCAACTTTCCCTCAACACCAATAATATCTCCTGGATCTATATACTTTCTAAAAATTTGATATTTCTCATTTAAAGAACTCTTTTCAAGAACAATCTGCAATTTATCACTTTCATCTTCAATAACGGCAAAAATTAATTTTCCAAAATCCCTGAAAAATTTTAGTCTTCCTGCAGTTCTTACTTCTTTATCAAGAAGTTCAGATTCCCTATCTCTTATTACCTTTATATCCACTTTTCCATCAAATCTGTAAGCAAAGGGTTCAATTTTCATCTCCTTTAATTTCTGAAGTTTTTCAAAACGTATTTTATATTCTTCAGGATAAATTCTCTTTTCCTTCATTTTTTCCCTCCATTAAAAGATAAGTTTTTATAAATTCTTCTATATCTCCATCAAGAACATCATCAACTCTTCCTGTTTCAAGTCCTGTTCTGTGATCTTTTATAAGTTTATAAGGATGCAAGATATAACTCCTTATCTGATTACCCCATGCGATATCGGTTTTTTCTTTTTCCAGTTTTTCAAGTTTCTCTTTCTGTTTTTTATCATAATACTCTTTTAACCTTGCCCTTAAAATTCTCATCGCATACATCCTATTCTGATGTAGGGATCTTTCACTCTGACATGATACAACTATTCCTGTAGGGATATGTCTTATTCTTATTGCAGTTGATGCCTTTTGAACATGCTGACCACCAGGACCAGAAGCTCTGAAAGTTTCTATTTCAAGATCATCTTCATTTATTTCTACCTCCACTTCTTCTACTTCGGGATAAACAAACACTGCTGCAAAGGAAGTGTGCCTCCTTCTTGATGCATCAAAAGGTGAAATTCTTACAAGCCTATGAACACCCCTTTCAGCTTTCAAAAGCCCATAGGCATACTTTCCCTCTATAAATAAAGTTGCTGATTTTACACCCGCTTCTTCTCCTGGCTGTATATCGGCTTCTACCTTAAAACCTTTTCTCTCACAGAACCTTAAATACATTCTCAAAAGCATTGAAGCCCAATCCATTGATTCTGTTCCACCTGCCCCAGGATGAATTGTTAAAATACAATTTTTGTGATCATCTGGTTCATCAAGTATAAGTTTTATCTCAATTTCCTCTATTTTCTTATTCAATTCTTTAATTATTTTACCTATTTCTTCTTCAATCTCCTCACCTAAATCTTTATCTTCTTCTTTCAATAACTCAAGTTCCTTTAATTCTTCAAATTTTTTTTCT
Coding sequences within:
- the lysS gene encoding lysine--tRNA ligase, with the translated sequence MKEKRIYPEEYKIRFEKLQKLKEMKIEPFAYRFDGKVDIKVIRDRESELLDKEVRTAGRLKFFRDFGKLIFAVIEDESDKLQIVLEKSSLNEKYQIFRKYIDPGDIIGVEGKLGKTQKGELSIFVKDFILLTKALLPLPEKFHGLQDKELMYRKRYLHLISDLNSREVFKLRTKIFDFIRNFLNKNKFIEVETPILQPIYGGATARPFKTYSNALDTELYLRISNELYLKRLIVGGFERVYEFSKDFRNEGIDKSHYPEFTLLEGYIAYWDYEILSLFIEELLYSLVIEIKESSQIEYQGQKISFERPFKRINYIEYLKSKIGFNPLEADVKKLQNVAKDLGIEENKYPKVLDKIFDYFSSKEFINPTFVFNYPKELSPLAKKKRDEERLTERFELYIAGIEVVNAFSELNDPIDQEERFLKQVELRELGDEEAHAFDEDYIEALSYGMPPTAGFGIGMDRLCMILLDKPNIRDVILFPGLRPKK
- the prfB gene encoding peptide chain release factor 2, encoding MEKTELFEKWQKLKNFLNADSLKKEKENLERESALEGFWQDKKRAKEVMERLNEIKETLKFIEEIEKKFEELKELELLKEEDKDLGEEIEEEIGKIIKELNKKIEEIEIKLILDEPDDHKNCILTIHPGAGGTESMDWASMLLRMYLRFCERKGFKVEADIQPGEEAGVKSATLFIEGKYAYGLLKAERGVHRLVRISPFDASRRRHTSFAAVFVYPEVEEVEVEINEDDLEIETFRASGPGGQHVQKASTAIRIRHIPTGIVVSCQSERSLHQNRMYAMRILRARLKEYYDKKQKEKLEKLEKEKTDIAWGNQIRSYILHPYKLIKDHRTGLETGRVDDVLDGDIEEFIKTYLLMEGKNEGKENLS